The proteins below are encoded in one region of Pirellulales bacterium:
- a CDS encoding O-antigen ligase family protein has translation ALRLRDPRVWAPAVACAAIILVCLILTKSRAGILASAMGAFLLAAWTAAAGSRLSRRIVAVAVTCVVVVVAAAATVGALDREMLTEAGKSLGYRLQYWQATAEMIRERPWFGCGPGQFQSYYTQYKLPEASETVADPHNFLMEIWATAGTPAALALLAVIGIVAWHVLRDSQRTSERQSPENASGFPSRVAAPPFIDATRHILAGGAGGFLLALLFGPLATVPLGLAACMGGVAVAAIVVASLYPWIVRGAMPAVVLALAAAVLLVNLLAGGGINFAGVAGSLWLLTALCMATIERWRKLTTLPAVALLAVTAMLSGAFYLTVYQPAMACNLAMDRADIEPERSEFYLRAAAVADPFNAEPINRLAMVEWSGWQRHPSDAALDRVVALLNEAMRLDPHAAATAEMKGDICREVYRRTGAIAPLGLAAQSYEHALELFPTNILCRAKWALVLAETGQAQQAAVAAAAALSASTATPHADQKLPEDIVAQLEPLAAGPAETPPN, from the coding sequence GCGTTGCGGCTGCGCGATCCGCGGGTGTGGGCGCCGGCCGTCGCCTGTGCCGCCATCATCTTGGTCTGCTTGATTCTTACCAAGAGCCGCGCAGGAATATTGGCTAGCGCCATGGGCGCATTCCTGCTTGCCGCTTGGACGGCTGCCGCCGGGAGTCGACTCTCTCGACGCATCGTGGCGGTGGCAGTTACGTGCGTCGTCGTTGTGGTCGCAGCGGCGGCCACGGTCGGGGCGCTCGATCGCGAGATGCTTACCGAAGCTGGCAAATCGCTTGGCTATCGGTTGCAGTATTGGCAAGCCACGGCCGAGATGATCCGCGAGCGGCCCTGGTTTGGGTGCGGTCCCGGGCAGTTTCAAAGCTACTACACGCAATACAAGCTTCCGGAAGCAAGCGAGACCGTCGCCGATCCGCACAACTTTCTCATGGAAATCTGGGCCACGGCCGGCACGCCCGCTGCGCTCGCGCTATTGGCTGTGATCGGCATAGTGGCCTGGCACGTGTTAAGAGATTCGCAGCGGACGTCGGAAAGACAATCACCCGAGAACGCGTCGGGATTCCCGTCGCGCGTAGCGGCCCCGCCGTTTATTGATGCCACACGCCATATCCTGGCCGGAGGAGCGGGCGGTTTTCTGCTGGCACTGCTGTTTGGCCCGCTGGCGACTGTGCCGCTGGGTCTGGCCGCTTGCATGGGTGGAGTGGCGGTGGCGGCCATTGTCGTGGCGAGTTTGTACCCCTGGATCGTGCGAGGCGCCATGCCGGCCGTTGTATTGGCCTTGGCCGCCGCGGTTTTGCTCGTGAACTTGTTGGCAGGCGGAGGAATCAACTTTGCCGGCGTGGCTGGCTCGCTGTGGCTACTGACAGCGTTGTGCATGGCGACAATCGAACGCTGGCGGAAGCTGACGACCTTACCAGCCGTAGCGCTGCTGGCCGTCACGGCTATGTTGAGCGGAGCGTTTTACCTGACGGTTTACCAGCCGGCCATGGCCTGCAACCTCGCCATGGATCGGGCCGATATCGAACCCGAGCGATCCGAATTCTACTTGCGTGCCGCGGCCGTCGCGGATCCTTTTAACGCAGAACCGATCAACCGTCTGGCGATGGTGGAATGGAGCGGGTGGCAGCGGCATCCGTCCGACGCGGCATTGGATCGCGTCGTGGCGCTGTTGAACGAGGCGATGCGGCTTGACCCGCACGCGGCGGCCACGGCCGAAATGAAAGGGGATATTTGCCGCGAGGTTTATCGACGCACGGGGGCCATTGCTCCACTGGGGCTCGCCGCGCAGTCCTACGAGCACGCGTTGGAACTGTTCCCGACCAATATCCTGTGCCGTGCCAAGTGGGCCCTCGTTCTGGCCGAGACCGGCCAAGCGCAGCAAGCAGCCGTCGCCGCGGCTGCCGCGCTGAGTGCGAGCACGGCGACACCGCACGCCGACCAAAAGCTGCCGGAAGACATCGTCGCGCAGCTCGAGCCGCTTGCCGCCGGGCCTGCTGAAACGCCGCCGAATTGA
- a CDS encoding DUF1573 domain-containing protein, with protein MRLWFFALAAILLGTFVGAVSALWQTDIFSPRLIVVQTPPLELPELPVLPPPGGPEPRLVIDTPHYYFGRMERKATGRHTFVLKNVGSYPLELVKGKTSCKCTLSDLTQTKIAPGESLDVTLEWTAKTHDSLFRQDATIYTNDPRRQMVKLTIEGIVVDSVVVTPPEVVFSNLTADEEAHGKTRIFTSLSDSLEIVGHTFDNPETAQFFAIETEPLPKEALPENMQSGREIRISLKPGLPPGNIQQKIRLQLNIPDVPDAEVPIKGRIGSPILIVGPRGWDQERGLLRLGTIDRAKGTKVQLKVMIRGPHRQQIEMRNVVSQPEALHVTLQTPEELGNVLAVPMLIEIPPGSPVADHLGNAPGSLGEITVETNQPEIGQLRFNVAFAVTD; from the coding sequence ATGAGACTCTGGTTTTTTGCCCTCGCGGCGATTCTTTTGGGGACATTTGTCGGTGCGGTCTCGGCCCTCTGGCAAACCGACATCTTCTCGCCGCGGCTGATCGTCGTGCAAACGCCCCCCTTGGAGTTGCCCGAGCTGCCGGTGCTGCCGCCGCCAGGCGGCCCGGAGCCGCGGTTGGTGATCGACACGCCCCACTACTACTTTGGCCGCATGGAACGCAAGGCCACGGGGCGGCACACGTTTGTTCTGAAAAACGTGGGGAGCTACCCGCTGGAACTGGTCAAGGGAAAAACCAGCTGCAAGTGCACGTTGAGCGATCTGACGCAGACCAAAATCGCGCCAGGAGAATCGTTAGACGTCACGCTGGAATGGACCGCCAAAACGCACGATTCGTTGTTCCGCCAAGACGCCACAATCTATACCAACGACCCCCGTCGCCAGATGGTCAAGCTGACCATCGAGGGGATCGTCGTCGACTCCGTCGTAGTGACCCCCCCGGAGGTAGTCTTCTCGAATCTGACGGCCGACGAGGAAGCGCATGGCAAGACGCGCATATTCACCAGCCTCAGTGATAGTCTGGAGATCGTGGGCCATACGTTCGACAATCCGGAAACAGCCCAGTTTTTTGCGATCGAGACCGAGCCGCTCCCCAAAGAGGCTTTGCCCGAGAACATGCAAAGCGGTCGCGAGATCCGGATCAGCCTAAAACCAGGCTTGCCCCCGGGGAACATTCAGCAGAAAATCCGCCTGCAATTGAACATCCCCGACGTCCCTGATGCCGAAGTACCGATCAAGGGGCGCATTGGCAGCCCAATCCTGATCGTGGGTCCGCGCGGATGGGATCAAGAACGCGGCCTGTTGCGACTGGGAACGATCGACCGCGCTAAAGGAACGAAGGTTCAGCTGAAGGTGATGATTCGGGGGCCACACCGCCAGCAGATCGAAATGCGCAATGTAGTGTCACAGCCGGAGGCGCTGCACGTCACATTGCAAACGCCCGAGGAGTTGGGGAACGTCCTGGCGGTGCCGATGTTAATCGAGATCCCGCCCGGCTCACCGGTTGCCGACCATCTGGGCAATGCGCCGGGCAGCCTGGGGGAAATCACGGTCGAGACCAATCAACCAGAAATCGGACAGCTACGGTTCAACGTCGCCTTTGCGGTGACTGACTAG
- a CDS encoding multiheme c-type cytochrome, whose protein sequence is MRRAAPCLPSLAIVLLVLLAGCPAPREQQSERTRSAPAESKRAAKPLDPITANGKIFEKWPQPKLALVFTGEQDGYIEPCGCQGRENQLGGLARRHSFLRKLEADGWPTVAVDVGGLTDRFGRQAEIKYQITADAMATMGYDAIGFGPKDLKLPAEALLAVTSGETCPFVSANVNLFDLTQPFRVVEAGGKKVGITSVLGDKYQTEINNDQLTLSSAQTALENVLPKLKAAGCDLLILLSHATPDESQELARRFPDFDIVVTAGGAEEPPHELAKVKGQKTLFVEVGHKGKYAIVLGMYDDPQEPWRYQRVPLDARFPDSPEMQQLMVAYQGQLEDLGFEGLGLRPKTHPRAAQAGDATGQFVGAAKCGECHKTAFGIWSKTKHAQATQSLATAHPPRLADPECVSCHATGWSPQEFQPFAGGFVSLAETPLLVGNGCENCHGPGGGHVEAEAEKDLGRRNTMRQAMRLTKATVAENQCTKCHDGDNDPHFNFDAYWPKVEHKGMK, encoded by the coding sequence ATGAGAAGAGCAGCCCCCTGTTTGCCGTCACTGGCCATCGTCCTATTGGTACTGCTCGCCGGTTGCCCCGCCCCGCGCGAGCAACAGAGCGAGCGCACGCGCTCGGCGCCCGCTGAAAGCAAAAGGGCCGCCAAGCCGCTGGACCCCATCACGGCCAACGGCAAAATCTTTGAAAAATGGCCACAGCCCAAGCTGGCGCTTGTTTTCACCGGCGAGCAGGACGGCTACATCGAGCCCTGTGGCTGCCAAGGACGCGAGAATCAGTTGGGCGGGCTGGCTCGCCGCCACTCGTTTCTCCGCAAGCTCGAGGCCGACGGCTGGCCAACGGTTGCCGTCGATGTCGGCGGCCTGACCGATCGCTTCGGGCGACAGGCGGAAATCAAATATCAGATCACGGCTGACGCCATGGCGACCATGGGGTACGACGCGATCGGTTTCGGGCCCAAGGACTTGAAGCTACCGGCCGAAGCCCTACTCGCGGTCACCAGCGGCGAGACGTGTCCGTTTGTCTCGGCTAACGTGAATTTATTCGACCTCACGCAGCCGTTCCGCGTGGTCGAAGCCGGCGGCAAGAAAGTGGGCATCACGTCGGTGCTGGGGGACAAGTACCAGACCGAGATCAACAACGATCAACTCACGCTGTCGTCGGCACAAACGGCGCTAGAAAACGTCCTGCCGAAGTTGAAGGCTGCCGGCTGCGACCTGCTGATTCTGTTATCGCACGCCACGCCGGACGAGTCGCAGGAGTTGGCCCGACGATTTCCGGACTTCGACATTGTTGTCACGGCCGGCGGCGCTGAAGAACCGCCGCACGAACTGGCCAAGGTCAAAGGTCAGAAGACGCTATTCGTGGAAGTCGGCCACAAAGGAAAATACGCCATTGTGCTGGGCATGTACGACGATCCCCAAGAACCCTGGCGCTATCAGCGTGTGCCGCTCGACGCGCGGTTTCCCGATTCGCCCGAGATGCAACAACTGATGGTCGCCTATCAGGGCCAGCTGGAAGACCTGGGATTCGAAGGCCTGGGATTACGCCCCAAGACACATCCGCGCGCGGCGCAGGCAGGCGATGCCACCGGACAATTCGTAGGTGCCGCAAAGTGCGGCGAATGTCATAAGACCGCCTTTGGAATTTGGAGCAAAACGAAGCATGCCCAGGCCACGCAGTCGCTGGCCACGGCCCATCCGCCACGACTGGCCGACCCAGAGTGCGTTAGCTGCCATGCCACCGGTTGGAGCCCTCAAGAGTTTCAGCCATTCGCGGGAGGCTTCGTGAGCCTGGCCGAGACGCCGCTGTTGGTAGGAAACGGCTGCGAAAACTGCCACGGACCGGGCGGAGGTCACGTGGAGGCCGAGGCCGAAAAGGATCTGGGCCGACGCAACACGATGCGGCAAGCCATGCGGCTGACCAAGGCCACGGTGGCCGAGAACCAGTGTACGAAGTGCCACGACGGCGACAACGACCCGCACTTCAACTTCGACGCCTACTGGCCGAAGGTCGAACACAAGGGCATGAAGTAA
- a CDS encoding YebC/PmpR family DNA-binding transcriptional regulator, which translates to MAGHSHWANIAHKKSLIDAKRGKVWSKMSKAIIVAAKMGGGDPAMNLRLRYAIDAAKAVSVPKDNITRAIKRGTGELEGGNLDECLYEGYGPSGVAVLCEILTDNRNRTAGEVRKIFELAEGKLGETGCVAWMFDRKGLFVISAAKIEEDALMEITLDAGADDVRRVDATFEVTTDPSTFQAVADALAQHGIETEMSQITRLPKTTVDLDAETARKVLKLMERLDDHDDVQNVSANFNIPQEAMAEMGEG; encoded by the coding sequence ATGGCCGGTCATTCTCATTGGGCGAATATCGCCCACAAAAAATCGCTGATCGACGCCAAGCGTGGCAAGGTATGGAGCAAGATGTCCAAGGCCATCATCGTGGCCGCCAAGATGGGCGGCGGCGACCCGGCCATGAACCTCCGGCTACGCTACGCCATTGATGCCGCCAAGGCCGTCAGCGTGCCCAAGGACAATATCACCCGTGCCATCAAGCGCGGCACCGGCGAGCTCGAAGGAGGCAACCTGGACGAGTGCTTGTACGAAGGTTACGGCCCGTCCGGCGTGGCCGTGTTGTGCGAGATCCTCACCGACAACCGCAATCGCACGGCGGGCGAAGTCCGCAAGATCTTCGAGCTGGCCGAGGGAAAGCTGGGCGAAACCGGCTGCGTGGCATGGATGTTCGATCGCAAGGGTCTGTTCGTCATTTCGGCTGCCAAGATCGAAGAAGACGCGCTCATGGAAATCACGCTCGACGCTGGCGCTGATGACGTGCGCCGCGTCGATGCCACCTTCGAAGTCACGACCGATCCCAGCACTTTCCAGGCCGTCGCGGACGCGCTGGCTCAGCATGGTATCGAAACCGAGATGAGCCAGATCACACGTCTCCCGAAGACGACCGTGGACCTCGATGCCGAGACGGCCCGCAAGGTGCTCAAGCTGATGGAGCGGCTGGATGACCACGACGACGTGCAAAACGTCTCGGCCAACTTCAACATCCCGCAAGAAGCGATGGCCGAGATGGGCGAAGGGTGA
- a CDS encoding tetratricopeptide repeat protein yields the protein MRSPIVSHFDLLRLCAARLLFVAVGLLAPWGATQLHAADDLQDPPAPLEEKQPRTQQAQDHLEALSLYSAGRIEEQKEHLGEALRLYQRALRYEPDALPIVREIVPLAFSLDRPNEAVRYALKAVELDPSDPLLLRQLGLHLAEAGRFQQALKLYQQARVHMQAQPMTAAYVLLSMELGRLCFVTDHAKEAAEAFAQVMPVIDHPNDYGLTDKQKTMFIGDEGAHALQLFAEAFLAADRANDADAAYERMDRLRPDKALHAFHLARVSECRGDMAKAVEQLQGYFDAHGTSAEAAPYKLLAKLLTKLDQRAQLIERLEAIAAAEPKNRDVRKTLAVALAAAQDDKAEAVYKELLKEAPDEDVYQGLIEFYRRTDRLTELIKTLGDVAADRDALDLLDEQVKDIAKDQKLVDRLLDTGRQAFQADPDRLDYGDRMALALLALEAKQFAAADEFFSLTLKAKREEAAGMFEAWGIGLILAEQYAEAARVFQRAIDEKVLPEGSTVFHHYLAGALEMAGRTDDALAVGRAALAMPDAPPRMYSRVAWVLYHAKRNAEAEQAYQDFLARFDSQYESEELRTLLRDARLVLSNISASRNDMKRAEELLEQVLDEYPENIGALNDLGYLWVEQNKNLDRAVRMIEQAVEGDPENEAYLDSLGWAYYQRGRFTEAVEQLQKAVAAGGDSPDGVILDHLGDAHQKAGQPDEARQAWQRALATFEREKDAEKGEKTRQKLDGFPPSAPEKP from the coding sequence TTGAGGAGCCCAATCGTTTCGCACTTCGACTTGTTACGCCTCTGTGCAGCGCGCCTCTTGTTCGTTGCCGTGGGACTGCTCGCGCCGTGGGGTGCGACTCAGCTGCACGCTGCTGACGATTTGCAGGATCCACCGGCTCCGCTGGAAGAGAAGCAGCCGCGAACCCAGCAAGCGCAGGATCATTTGGAGGCGCTCAGCCTGTATAGCGCCGGACGGATCGAAGAGCAAAAAGAGCATCTCGGCGAAGCATTGCGGCTGTATCAACGGGCGCTGCGCTACGAGCCCGATGCCCTGCCGATCGTGCGCGAGATCGTCCCCTTGGCCTTTAGCCTGGATCGTCCCAACGAGGCGGTTCGTTACGCGCTGAAAGCTGTCGAGTTGGATCCGTCCGATCCGTTGTTGCTTCGTCAGCTGGGGCTGCACCTGGCCGAAGCGGGCCGCTTTCAACAAGCCCTGAAGTTGTATCAGCAGGCCCGTGTACACATGCAGGCCCAGCCCATGACAGCGGCCTATGTCTTGCTGTCGATGGAATTGGGGCGGTTGTGCTTTGTCACCGACCACGCCAAGGAAGCGGCCGAGGCCTTTGCCCAGGTCATGCCGGTCATCGACCATCCGAACGATTACGGGCTGACCGACAAACAAAAAACAATGTTCATCGGTGACGAAGGCGCGCACGCCTTGCAATTATTCGCCGAGGCATTCCTGGCGGCCGATCGCGCCAACGACGCGGATGCCGCCTACGAGCGAATGGACCGATTGCGACCCGATAAGGCGCTGCACGCCTTTCATCTGGCGCGGGTGAGCGAGTGCCGGGGGGATATGGCCAAGGCCGTCGAACAGTTGCAGGGGTATTTTGACGCGCACGGCACCTCGGCCGAAGCCGCGCCGTACAAACTACTGGCCAAGCTGCTGACTAAGCTGGACCAGCGCGCCCAATTGATCGAACGGCTCGAGGCGATCGCGGCTGCCGAGCCGAAGAACCGCGACGTCCGCAAAACCTTGGCAGTGGCACTAGCCGCGGCCCAGGACGACAAGGCCGAAGCGGTCTACAAAGAATTGCTCAAAGAGGCGCCCGACGAAGATGTCTACCAGGGCCTGATCGAGTTTTACCGCCGCACCGACCGTCTGACCGAATTGATCAAAACGCTAGGCGACGTCGCCGCCGATCGCGATGCCTTGGATCTGCTGGACGAGCAGGTGAAGGATATCGCCAAGGATCAGAAGTTGGTCGATCGCTTGTTAGACACCGGTCGGCAAGCGTTTCAGGCCGACCCCGACCGGCTCGATTATGGCGACCGCATGGCGCTGGCCCTATTGGCGCTCGAAGCCAAGCAGTTTGCCGCGGCCGATGAGTTTTTCAGCCTGACGCTCAAAGCCAAGCGTGAGGAGGCCGCCGGCATGTTCGAGGCCTGGGGCATAGGGCTGATCCTGGCCGAGCAGTATGCCGAGGCGGCGCGCGTGTTCCAGCGCGCGATCGACGAGAAGGTACTGCCCGAGGGGAGCACGGTCTTCCATCATTATCTGGCCGGCGCATTGGAAATGGCGGGCCGCACGGACGATGCCTTGGCCGTGGGACGCGCCGCCCTGGCGATGCCTGATGCGCCGCCGCGCATGTACTCGCGCGTGGCCTGGGTGTTGTATCACGCCAAACGAAATGCCGAGGCCGAGCAAGCGTATCAGGATTTTTTGGCGCGCTTTGATTCTCAGTACGAATCCGAGGAACTGAGAACGCTGCTGCGCGACGCGCGGCTAGTGCTATCGAACATCAGCGCCAGCCGTAACGATATGAAGCGCGCCGAAGAACTGCTGGAACAGGTGCTGGACGAGTATCCCGAGAATATCGGCGCGCTGAACGACCTGGGTTACCTGTGGGTCGAACAGAACAAGAACCTCGATCGGGCCGTGCGGATGATCGAGCAGGCCGTTGAGGGTGATCCCGAGAACGAAGCCTATCTCGACAGCTTGGGCTGGGCCTACTATCAACGAGGCCGCTTTACCGAAGCGGTCGAACAATTGCAAAAGGCCGTTGCCGCTGGCGGCGACAGTCCCGATGGCGTGATCCTGGATCACCTGGGCGACGCGCATCAGAAGGCCGGGCAGCCCGACGAGGCTCGTCAAGCCTGGCAGCGGGCGCTGGCCACCTTCGAGCGCGAGAAGGATGCCGAAAAGGGAGAAAAGACGAGACAAAAACTCGACGGATTCCCGCCCAGCGCGCCCGAAAAACCATAA
- the rbfA gene encoding 30S ribosome-binding factor RbfA, which yields MSSRRTQKAAQAIREVVSMAILADLNDPRVQDVTVTYVEVAPDMRQAKVHVSVRGNETKQRLSLQGLRSAAGFLQAKLASRIETRYTPRLEFVLDLGVKKSIEMSQILGRVLPANPPAEEPAEFDEDDETDESLITDSDRSAGADDRDDDDDNDDD from the coding sequence ATGAGTTCCCGCAGAACGCAAAAGGCCGCCCAGGCGATCCGTGAAGTCGTCAGCATGGCTATCCTGGCTGATCTGAATGATCCGCGTGTGCAGGATGTAACGGTGACCTACGTCGAGGTCGCCCCGGACATGCGGCAGGCCAAAGTCCACGTCTCGGTACGGGGCAACGAGACCAAGCAGCGGCTCAGTTTGCAGGGGCTACGCAGTGCGGCCGGCTTTCTGCAAGCCAAGCTGGCCAGCCGAATCGAGACGCGATACACTCCCCGACTTGAGTTTGTACTAGACTTGGGGGTTAAGAAATCGATCGAAATGTCGCAAATCCTTGGGCGGGTGCTGCCAGCCAACCCCCCGGCCGAAGAGCCTGCGGAGTTCGACGAAGACGATGAGACGGACGAGAGTCTCATCACGGACAGCGATCGTTCCGCGGGGGCCGACGACCGCGACGACGATGATGACAACGACGACGATTGA
- the infB gene encoding translation initiation factor IF-2, whose protein sequence is MALRIYALAKELNIDSKILVELCLKAGVTGKGSALASLTDDETVKVRAYLSSGPTARAAAPAAVTAPSRPAPLRPAPVAPTATVEPPAFRREDYIPPTGAGRPPMLGGRPEQPAGESKRRPADGDRNRSGPAIRVAPMPVVNQPAPPTVNEPAPQKPDLKLPADAIRASRTGGKPLQEHLRKHEAKRKADVAGKGKPAGHGPSAAPVPSEQTPGRDRGRKSAKSAEPDAEFAAALGGREQRQLTRKRVATPARFRPTAGGEEEPVTRSRRPRPKVRRSGLSTAAPRKSNVVVQLPATVRSFSEAIGVPVPKVLSKLLSLGANLSTNAINAELDAERAEMLALEFGVEIELRHAQSLEDQLLGDIDNLEDDPAQLSPRPPVVTFLGHVDHGKTSLLDRIIGIDVASGESGGITQHIRAYRVEKDGRTISFVDTPGHEAFTEMRARGAHVTDIAVLVVAADDGVMPQTEEAISHARAAGVPIVIALNKVDLPGVNFDRIYTQLVTAGLQPTEWGGDTELVKCSALTGQGIDDLLETLLTIAELHEYKANPHRPAIGTCLEAELHEGRGVVAKLLVQNGTLKVGDVVVCGPAYGRVKAMYDTLRPGTSHTEAGPSMPVNVTGLNVAPGAGDRFVVLSEIAQAREIAEQRAIQTRQVELGGIVAHVTLESLFDRLDGETPQTLNLILRADVRGSIEAIRKELTKLEHPEVQVKILQATVGGVTEADVHLADASDAIIIGFNVVPDEGARSLAEQKGVQIRRYDIIYQVTDDLKKALEGLLQPEKREVELGRALVQRTFTVSRMGTIAGCRVLAGTIERNTRVRVIRDSRVIGDYALESLRREKDDVKEVREGYECGMKLAGFNDVKEADIFEVYRIEEVARTL, encoded by the coding sequence TTGGCGCTACGGATCTACGCACTCGCTAAAGAACTGAACATCGACAGCAAAATACTCGTCGAGCTCTGCCTGAAGGCGGGGGTCACCGGGAAGGGGTCTGCGCTCGCCAGTCTAACCGACGACGAAACCGTGAAGGTCCGCGCCTACCTCAGCAGCGGTCCTACCGCGCGGGCAGCCGCTCCGGCAGCGGTCACGGCTCCCTCGCGACCTGCCCCATTGCGACCCGCGCCTGTGGCGCCAACCGCTACGGTCGAGCCGCCGGCATTTCGCCGCGAGGATTACATTCCGCCCACCGGCGCCGGCAGACCGCCGATGCTAGGGGGCCGGCCCGAGCAACCAGCCGGCGAGTCGAAGCGACGTCCTGCCGATGGTGATCGGAATAGATCCGGTCCGGCCATTCGCGTGGCGCCCATGCCGGTCGTCAATCAGCCGGCGCCGCCGACGGTGAACGAGCCGGCGCCGCAGAAGCCCGACCTGAAGTTGCCGGCGGACGCCATTCGCGCCAGCCGCACCGGCGGCAAGCCACTGCAAGAGCATCTGCGCAAGCACGAGGCCAAGCGCAAGGCTGACGTGGCCGGCAAGGGAAAGCCGGCCGGACACGGACCGAGCGCCGCCCCGGTGCCCTCGGAGCAAACACCCGGTCGCGATCGCGGCCGCAAGTCCGCCAAGTCGGCCGAGCCCGATGCCGAGTTCGCAGCAGCGCTGGGCGGCCGCGAGCAGCGGCAATTGACGCGCAAGCGGGTCGCCACGCCGGCACGCTTCCGCCCCACCGCCGGCGGCGAAGAGGAACCAGTCACGCGGTCGCGGCGTCCGCGTCCCAAGGTGCGCCGCAGCGGTCTCAGCACCGCGGCTCCGCGCAAGAGCAACGTCGTCGTGCAATTGCCGGCCACCGTGCGCAGTTTCTCGGAAGCGATCGGCGTGCCGGTGCCGAAGGTATTGAGCAAACTACTGAGCCTGGGCGCCAATCTGAGCACCAACGCCATCAACGCCGAGCTCGATGCCGAACGGGCCGAAATGCTGGCTCTGGAATTCGGCGTGGAAATCGAATTGAGGCACGCCCAGTCGCTCGAAGATCAACTGCTGGGCGACATCGACAATCTCGAGGACGATCCAGCCCAGCTCAGCCCGCGCCCGCCGGTAGTGACGTTCCTGGGGCACGTGGATCACGGCAAGACGTCGCTGTTGGACCGCATCATCGGCATCGACGTGGCCAGCGGCGAAAGCGGCGGCATCACGCAGCACATTCGCGCGTATCGGGTCGAGAAAGACGGGCGGACGATCTCGTTTGTCGATACGCCAGGGCACGAGGCCTTTACCGAAATGCGCGCTCGTGGTGCCCATGTCACAGACATCGCGGTATTGGTCGTGGCGGCCGACGACGGCGTCATGCCACAGACGGAAGAAGCCATCAGCCATGCCCGGGCGGCCGGAGTGCCGATCGTCATCGCCCTCAACAAGGTCGATCTGCCGGGCGTCAATTTCGACCGGATTTACACCCAGCTGGTTACAGCCGGATTGCAGCCCACGGAATGGGGTGGCGATACGGAATTGGTCAAGTGCAGCGCACTGACAGGCCAGGGGATCGACGATTTGTTGGAAACCTTGCTGACCATCGCCGAGTTGCACGAATACAAGGCGAATCCGCATCGTCCCGCGATCGGCACCTGTCTGGAAGCCGAGCTGCACGAAGGGCGCGGCGTGGTGGCCAAGCTGCTGGTGCAAAATGGCACGCTCAAGGTGGGCGACGTCGTCGTGTGCGGACCGGCATACGGTCGCGTGAAGGCGATGTACGACACGCTGCGTCCGGGCACATCGCATACCGAGGCCGGACCATCGATGCCCGTCAACGTGACCGGCTTGAACGTCGCCCCGGGGGCCGGCGATCGCTTTGTCGTACTCTCCGAGATTGCCCAAGCGCGCGAAATCGCCGAACAGCGTGCCATTCAGACCCGCCAGGTCGAACTGGGGGGCATCGTGGCTCACGTCACGTTGGAAAGCTTGTTCGATCGTTTAGATGGCGAGACGCCGCAAACGTTGAACTTGATTCTGCGTGCCGACGTGCGCGGTTCGATCGAGGCCATTCGCAAAGAACTCACCAAGCTCGAGCATCCCGAGGTGCAGGTCAAGATTCTGCAGGCCACTGTGGGCGGGGTTACCGAGGCCGACGTTCACCTGGCCGACGCATCGGACGCCATCATCATCGGTTTCAACGTAGTGCCCGACGAAGGTGCCCGTTCGCTGGCAGAGCAGAAGGGCGTGCAGATCCGCCGCTACGACATCATCTATCAGGTGACCGACGACCTGAAGAAAGCTCTGGAAGGATTGCTCCAGCCCGAGAAGCGCGAGGTCGAACTGGGTCGCGCGTTGGTGCAGCGCACGTTCACCGTCAGCCGCATGGGCACCATTGCCGGTTGCCGCGTGCTGGCCGGCACGATCGAGCGCAACACGCGGGTGCGCGTGATTCGCGACAGTCGCGTGATCGGCGATTACGCGCTGGAATCGCTACGCCGCGAGAAGGACGACGTCAAAGAGGTGCGCGAAGGCTACGAATGCGGCATGAAGCTGGCGGGATTTAACGACGTCAAGGAGGCGGACATTTTCGAAGTCTATCGCATTGAGGAAGTCGCCCGCACTCTGTAA